The genome window TGTGGCAATATAGTTTCGTAAAGGTAGTCTTGGTCAGCAACGGCGTTCTGGTAGTAGCGGAATTGGTCACTTTTGACATTATTCCACTCGCCTGTTCCCATGATGTATGGGATGGCGACAGGAATTTAAGCTTTTTATCGGTCGATTTCGAGACTAAGAGGGGCACGATGCGCCATCCCATCCACACAATCCCTTCGACACATTTCTTACACTCCTCCGAACCCGCCCAGTTGACTTTACAAGTTCAACCAATCCATGCCACCTAATTCATACCTTTTGCATTTCCAACATTTAGAGAAGCAACCTTGACGTCCAACCTGCAATCCTCACCCGCCGCGCGTTCCGATTCTCCACGGCCGTCGTAGACCCGACTTCAGCCAAAATACCCTATGGAGATTGTCGTCCACTTCAGGCGTCCATTCTCCAAATTTATAGCATTCTGCCGCGTCAGCTCTCGGTACGATTCAACAAGCTTTGTCCAAGAAAGACCAAGAAACCAGATCTGCCGGAAAGCAACCATTGCCCGTGAGGCTGATCGCTACCACCTGGGCCGATATCCATCTGGTAGCTTCAGGGCATCCGGGAATACTTCCGGTGCTCCCACAACTCTTGCTCGCTTTCGATGGACGTTCTATCAGGTTCAAACTCAGATTATGAGCTGTGTCGGAATTCTTTGTGTCTGATCAAAGACATGTCATGCAATGACATGTCTTGTTTCTGACTTTTATTTGCTAACTCCTTTCCAGCATTTGCCACTCACTTATCCCCCAGTGGCAGTCTCGTGGTCTATTCCAGAAGACCCTTGAGGTGGCCTCGTTTACCACCCGGGCCGGAGACGATCATACCTTCTACACAGTTCCCGGCTACATCATGAAAAGTTCTCATGGCTTCTTAATTCCCGCGCTCCGCAAATAGGAATGATACGCACATCCTGACGAATACCACCCGTGTGGTATCATGGCGCTCACAAGGTGTGCCCAGCTTGGTGGCATTTATCGTTTTCAAAGACCACCTTTTCTAATGGCCTTACATCAATATTTTTATTTCATATTCGCTTGTCACCCTACCGCATGTGCCTGCAAGGTCCAGTGCCACCACGGGAACAGCAGCCTGTCCTAGATGGCTTCCTCGCCCTTTCTGGCCCCTATTCTTAAAAACTAGGCCTCGACTGTCTAGTTTGTCCCTCATACAACAAGTGTCATGTTGTCAATCTCTATATAAGCTCCATGACCTCTCGTGTTTTCTCTTGCGGGTTTCCTTGTCTATATAGGTAGATCAAAAGCTCTCGCCAGCCATGAAGCTTTCTGTTACCATCCTTGCCGCCTACCTGGGTTTGGCAGTAGCCCACAGCGATCATGAAGGCCAACATATTCCCAAGATTTTGGGTGGGAGAAAGTTCCTCTCTGAGATGGAAGCTCGCCGTAGGTGGTCCCAGGGTGTCCAACAGCCCAATGTGATCAAAAGgcacccaccatcccccaagTCTCAGCATCACGCCGACAAACGACAAGAAAACACCAGCGGCAAATGTGGCGCCAGTGGTGGAAGCTGCGCGGCAGGTTACTGTTGCTCGGCCGAAGGGTATGTCATTTGTCTGTTCACAAAAGCCAAAACATACTGACATGGATATCAGATGGTGTGGAAGAGGCATTGACTATTGCTCTGCCCCTGATTGCCAGCTGAACTACGGCCCTGGTTGCGACGGGGTAAAATATCACCATGTCATGAAGAAGGAATATTGTCGAGACTAACACGCCACAGAACAAAAAGCCAAGTGGCCCGGATACCTCCGGAGTTGCTCGCCCAAAGCTTGGAAGCGTCTTGTATGGCGGAGCTGGTATTTACGACTGCGTCACATCGGGAGATATTGCCCTAACATTTGATGACGGGCCATACCTCTATACAAACGATCTGTTAGATAAGTTGAGGGTACGTGCCTGTTTTTGGATTCAGGATATGCCTCTGACGTTTGAACAGAGCTATGGAGCCAAAGCAACATTTTTCCTCACCGGAACGAATATCGGTAAAGGCATGATCAACGATCCTGCCACGCCGTATCCCGCCATAATCAAGGTAAATATGCCTTCAGCGTTCGAGTTCTTGTAGTCACTCACACATAAACAGAGGATGCATGCCGAGGGCCACCAAATTGCCAGCCACACTTGGTCTCACCAGAACGCAAGTCAAATGACCAATACCCAGTTCACCAACCAGATGGTGTGGAATGAGATTGCGCTCAACTCGATTCTTGGATTCTTCCCTACTTACATGAGGTGAGCTCCCATGCTGACATCCCAACCGCCCGAGACTTACCAGATACTTCAGACCGCCGTATTCCATCTGCCAACGGGAATGTCAAaacatcctctccaccctcggcTATCACACCATCTACTTCAACCTCGACACGGCCGGCTACCTAAACGACAGCCCCCGCGCAATCCAGACGAGCAAGAACATCTGGGATGACGCCATCGAAGGCTCCGACCCAGAAACAGACAGCTTCCTCCAGATCGAGCACGACATCCACCAGCAAATCGTCTACAACCTCACCGACTACATCCTCACCTCTCTGTTCTCCAACGGTTACCGAGCCGTCACGGTAGGTGAATGCCTAGGCGACCCGCCATCAAACTGGTACCGTGCTGGTCCGGCCTCGTCGTCACCCTCATcgtcaccctcatcatcaccgtcaTCGGCAGCTGTACCCACCAGAACAACAATCTCTGTTGCCCCGACAAGAACGGGCGCAAGCACAGATGGTACCTGCGGCAACGGCATCACATGCGCGGGGACCAGATGGGGAGCCTGCTGTTCCGCCTTTGGGTTCTGCGGGGTGGGCGAGGAGTACTGCCAGTTGGGCAACGGGTGCCAGGCAGCGTGGGGGAGGTGCGATGGTGATGCTCCTGCTGTGAGCAGCAGTTCTTCTCGGACGAGTATCAGTACCCGGTATGtcatcagcagcaccagcacagCAACCAGCACACGCACGAGCATCAGTACCCGGTCTGTTATCACGAGCACGGCGAGGAGTACGAGTACTACCACGAGCTCTCGTAGTAGTGTCAGTACGCGGTATGTGATTAGCAGCACGAGCACGAGCACCAGGAGAAGCACGAGCACGAGTATATCAAGAAGCACGTCAACATCTGCCACGAGAACCAGAACCACTTGTGAGTTTTCCACCCATATCGATCATGTTTCCGGTTGCTAACTGTGAAACAGCAACTACAACATCCACCAGaccaacctccacccccggccTCGCCATCAGTGAAGATGGTCTCTGTGGTCCAGAGAACCAACAGACGTGCGAGGGGAGCGAGTTTGGGACCTGCTGCGGGCCGTCGGGGAGGTGCAGCTCGAGTAGTATTGCTTGTTTGGCGATTTTGGGGTGTCAGGAGAGGTATGGGAGGTGTGTTTAACTTTCAGgtttgctttttctttctccaaAGTGTATAGTTGTCGGAAGTGGGTAGTTGCACATGGACATTCTATAATTTCTGCTGGTATAAGGCGATGTACTATCCAAGTGTGAGTGGAATAGGGAATTGGAAAATGGTGTGGTTCGGTGTGTGTAAAAGTAGGTAAGGTAGATGGTTGGTTGCCTGCTCTTGTGGAGGATTCGGTGAGATGACTGGATGCCAACAAGGAAGAGAGATGAGGTTGCTGCCTGCGAGAACACGTGTTGTGGAACTGGGTACAATGGAGAAAAAAGGATGTTGATGGGACGATGTGACCCGATGGGGGATGCTGTGTTACGGCTTGCGGGGTGATGCACATCATGCTGCTAGCCGGGAGAGGGATTACACGATAGGGCGTGGGGGGAAATGAAACTCGGATGCCTTATTCCGGATTCTCGGTGACGTGTTGCATTGGTTCGTTGAGCATGTCTGGGTCGGAGAGAAAGCACCCTCACGAGAAAATAGTTGAGACAGCAACAGTAGATTAAACACAGTAATATTGTAGACCGTACACCTCGAAAAACAATCGTCAGGCCTTTAAATATAGTCAAAAGGGCCTACTAACTTACTTTTAAGGCACGGTTAACTCCCATATAACATAGATTGATTCCTTTTTTTGTTGTGCCAATTTGTTTTTTGTGGGTAGGTGAGAAGAACTCATGAAGAGGTCGTCAGTTCACTACAAGTCAGAGTCGAACTGAGTAGACGTCAAGATCAGGGGCACATCTTCCTTATCAACGAAACaactccccccaaaaaccacATGTCACCTCACCTACCACCAGTGGTGGCAAAAATGCGAGCAATATTGAAAGCAGCAGCATGGGACATTTTCAACATGTATTTTACTGACGAGGTAATATTAAAGATGAAAATGATGACAGTTGTGTGTCTGTGTAACGACAATAGTCAAAAGTTCAGAACCCCCCCGACGATGAGAATGCATTTGATGAGAGGATTTACTTGACGATGAGAATGTACTTGAAGAGGAGCATATACTTGATGACGGGATGGAGGTATGTGATGGGGTATGATGACGGTAAAGGCATACAGCAATAGAGACATACGACGATGGAGACACACCACAATAAAGGCACACCACAATAAAGGCACTTAAAAAGACATCATCAGaagataaaaataaaaaaagaatgtGAGAACTTCCCATGCAGccatccttcctcccccatACAGGGTAGCCAGTGGGTCGAGAACGACACGGAGGTCAACAGAGGGACTTTGCTCCCCGAGATCTTCAACGATCCCGTTGGATATGTTCAAGATCCTGCTCTCTAAAGGAG of Podospora pseudopauciseta strain CBS 411.78 chromosome 7 map unlocalized CBS411.78m_7, whole genome shotgun sequence contains these proteins:
- a CDS encoding uncharacterized protein (CAZy:CE4; EggNog:ENOG503Q5FG; COG:O) codes for the protein MKLSVTILAAYLGLAVAHSDHEGQHIPKILGGRKFLSEMEARRRWSQGVQQPNVIKRHPPSPKSQHHADKRQENTSGKCGASGGSCAAGYCCSAEGWCGRGIDYCSAPDCQLNYGPGCDGNKKPSGPDTSGVARPKLGSVLYGGAGIYDCVTSGDIALTFDDGPYLYTNDLLDKLRSYGAKATFFLTGTNIGKGMINDPATPYPAIIKRMHAEGHQIASHTWSHQNASQMTNTQFTNQMVWNEIALNSILGFFPTYMRPPYSICQRECQNILSTLGYHTIYFNLDTAGYLNDSPRAIQTSKNIWDDAIEGSDPETDSFLQIEHDIHQQIVYNLTDYILTSLFSNGYRAVTVGECLGDPPSNWYRAGPASSSPSSSPSSSPSSAAVPTRTTISVAPTRTGASTDGTCGNGITCAGTRWGACCSAFGFCGVGEEYCQLGNGCQAAWGRCDGDAPAVSSSSSRTSISTRYVISSTSTATSTRTSISTRSVITSTARSTSTTTSSRSSVSTRYVISSTSTSTRRSTSTSISRSTSTSATRTRTTSTTTSTRPTSTPGLAISEDGLCGPENQQTCEGSEFGTCCGPSGRCSSSSIACLAILGCQERYGRCV